In the genome of Quercus robur chromosome 3, dhQueRobu3.1, whole genome shotgun sequence, one region contains:
- the LOC126718357 gene encoding probable O-methyltransferase 3, giving the protein MSGTKQLSFKLVPGENATELLDAQAHIWNHIFNFVNSMSLKCAIELGIPDIIHNHGKPMTLSELITALPIHPTKSPYVYRLMRILIHSGFFAPKNTNENDQEEAYVLTESSRLLIKDNPLSVTPFLLASVDPVLTTPWNYLTTWFQNEDLTPFDTAHGKTFWDYGGDEPKFANIFNDAMASDARLVMSIVVDKCKGVFEGLKSFVDVGGGTGTVTKAIADTFPDIECTVFDLPPVVADFQGSKNLKYVGGDMFEAVPPADAVFMKWILHDWNEEDCVKLLKRCKEAITTNDKKGKVIIIELMMENQKEDKKSTETQLFFDMVMMVLVKGRERNEKEWAKLFMDAGFSNYKITPILGLRVLIEVYP; this is encoded by the exons atgagtgGCACTAAACAGCTAAGTTTCAAATTGGTCCCAGGTGAAAATGCTACTGAGTTACTTGATGCTCAAGCCCACATATGGAACCACATTTTCAACTTCGTAAACTCTATGTCCCTTAAATGTGCAATTGAACTAGGTATACCAGATATCATCCACAACCATGGCAAACCCATGACTCTCTCTGAGCTCATCACTGCACTACCAATCCACCCTACAAAATCTCCCTATGTCTACCGCCTCATGCGCATTTTGATCCACTCTGGCTTCTTTGCTCCCAAAAATACTAACGAAAATGACCAAGAAGAAGCGTATGTACTGACTGAATCTTCCAGGCTCCTCATTAAGGACAATCCCTTGAGTGTGACACCTTTCTTACTAGCCTCGGTTGATCCAGTGTTGACAACGCCATGGAATTATTTGACCACTTGGTTCCAAAATGAGGATCTTACACCATTTGACACGGCTCACGGGAAGACATTTTGGGATTATGGGGGGGATGAACCAAAATTTGCTAATATTTTCAATGATGCTATGGCTAGCGATGCACGATTAGTCATGAGCATTGTGGTTGACAAGTGTAAGGGGGTGTTTGAGGGACTGAAGTCATTTGTCGACGTTGGAGGTGGCACAGGAACTGTGACCAAGGCCATTGCCGATACATTCCCAGATATAGAGTGCACTGTATTTGATCTCCCACCCGTAGTTGCTGACTTTCAAGGGAGTAAGAACTTGAAATATGTTGGAGGGGACATGTTTGAGGCAGTTCCTCCTGCTGATGCTGTTTTTATGAag TGGATATTGCATGATTGGAATGAAGAGGACTGCGTGAAACTGCTTAAGCGATGCAAGGAGGCAATCACTACCAATGATAAGAAGGGAAAAGTGATTATCATAGAGTTGATGATGGAGAATcaaaaggaagataaaaagtCAACTGAGACACAACTCTTTTTTGACATGGTGATGATGGTATTAgtgaaaggaagagagagaaatgagaaagaATGGGCTAAGCTATTTATGGATGCTGGTTTTAGTAACTATAAGATAACCCCCATACTAGGTTTAAGGGTTCTTATTGAAGTGTATCCTTAA
- the LOC126718358 gene encoding probable terpene synthase 12: protein MALIHHFPLSHLCSFTHDLPKYATKKYLLMHHHHHQFRCLASAPTSHVQDERQSANYQPSIWSYDFVQSLKSDFVVTTMQGELYEDRVKKVEEDVRGMINNENADLVETLELIDDVQRLGLGHRFEKDIARALVKFASSKGCNERVEKTLHATALSFRLLRQHGYEVSQDVFNKFKDDSGNFKEFLRKDVQGMLSLYEASYLAFEGENLLDETLAFTRMHLKDLKRDVSKSIAEQISHALEVPLHHRMLRLEARWYIEAYSKREDANGVLLELAKLDFNIVQSVHQTELQEMSRWWKGMGLANKLSFSRDRLMECFFWTVGMAYEPQFSHFRKGLTKVFSLITAIDDVYDVYGTLDELELFTDAVERWDISVVKNLPNCMKLSFLALYNTVNEMAYDNLKDNEEDSLPYLTNAWADMLKAFLQEAKWSYNKDMPTFRDYLDNAWVSVSGVVMLVHTYFLLNQTVTKQALGGLEKYHDLLRWPSMIFRLFNDLTTSTAELETGKTANAIHRYMRETSLSEKRACKDIRTMVDRTWKKINEERVVDSTFGEPFVELAINLARIAQCTYQYGDGLGDPDERAKNRVLSLMIEPVSLI from the exons ATGGCACTAATCCATCACTTCCCTTTGTCCCATTTGTGCTCCTTCACACATGACTTACCAAAATATGCCACGAAAAAATATCTTCTTatgcaccaccaccaccaccaattcCGATGCTTGGCAAGTGCACCAACTTCACATGTCCAAGATGAAAGACAATCCGCCAATTACCAGCCAAGCATTTGGAGTTACGACTTTGTGCAGTCCTTAAAGAGTGATTTTGTGGTGACTAC CATGCAGGGTGAACTATACGAAGATAGGGTAAAGAAAGTGGAAGAAGATGTGAGGGGTATGATTAATAATGAAAATGCGGACTTAGTGGAAACACTTGAACTAATTGATGATGTTCAACGATTAGGTTTGGGGCACCGCTTTGAGAAGGACATAGCAAGAGCCCTTGTAAAGTTTGCATCTTCAAAAGGTTGTAATGAGAGAGTAGAGAAGACTCTGCACGCTACTGCTCTCAGCTTTAGGCTCCTCAGACAACACGGCTATGAGGTTTCTCAAG ATGTATTCAACAAATTCAAGGACGATAGTGGCAATTTCAAGGAATTCCTCAGAAAGGATGTTCAAGGAATGCTCAGTCTATATGAAGCCTCATATCTTGCTTTTGAAGGAGAAAATCTCTTGGATGAGACCCTGGCATTCACAAGAATGCACCTCAAGGACCTCAAAAGGGATGTAAGTAAAAGCATCGCAGAACAAATTAGTCACGCATTGGAGGTTCCATTGCACCATAGAATGCTAAGGCTGGAAGCTCGATGGTATATTGAGGCATATAGTAAGAGGGAGGATGCCAATGGTGTTCTACTTGAACTCGCCAAGTTGGATTTCAACATTGTGCAATCAGTACATCAAACTGAGCTTCAAGAAATGTCGAG GTGGTGGAAGGGTATGGGTCTAGCAAACAAGTTGAGCTTCAGTAGAGATAGACTGATGGAATGCTTCTTTTGGACCGTTGGAATGGCCTACGAACCTCAATTCAGTCATTTTCGTAAAGGGTTAACGAAAGTGTTTTCTCTGATAACCGCCATTGATGATGTCTATGATGTTTATGGTACTCTGGATGAACTGGAGCTATTTACTGATGCCGTTGAAAG ATGGGATATCAGTGTGGTGAAAAATCTTCCCAACTGTATGAAATTGAGCTTCCTAGCTCTCTATAACACAGTTAATGAGATGGCATATGACAATCTTAAGGATAATGAAGAAGACAGCCTTCCATACCTAACAAATGCG TGGGCTGATATGTTAAAAGCTTTCCTACAAGAAGCAAAGTGGAGTTACAACAAAGATATGCCAACATTCAGGGACTATCTTGACAATGCATGGGTATCAGTATCTGGGGTTGTCATGCTAGttcatacttattttttattgaaccaAACTGTCACAAAGCAAGCACTTGGGGGCTTAGAAAAATACCACGATCTCTTACGTTGGCCATCCATGATTTTTCGACTCTTCAATGATTTGACTACTTCCACg GCAGAGTTAGAGACTGGTAAAACTGCAAATGCAATCCATCGCTACATGCGTGAAACTAGTCTTTCAGAGAAACGTGCTTGCAAAGACATCAGAACTATGGTTGACAGAACTTGGAAAAAGATAAATGAAGAGCGAGTAGTTGATTCTACATTTGGAGAACCGTTTGTGGAATTAGCAATCAACCTTGCTCGGATTGCCCAATGCACATACCAGTACGGAGATGGGCTTGGGGACCCAGATGAGAGAGCGAAGAACCGAGTGTTATCATTGATGATTGAACCTGTTTCACTAATTTAG